A window of Tautonia plasticadhaerens contains these coding sequences:
- the lysA gene encoding diaminopimelate decarboxylase — protein MDHFHYRDRDLYCEDLPAAELADRFGTPLYVYSASAFVDRLAELHSAFAALDPLVCYSVKANSNLGLLKLMAGHGSGFDVVSGGELYRVRKAGGAPSKTVFAGVGKTDEEIREALRAGVMLFNVESEAELEAIDAVARAEGVKAPIALRVNPDVDPKTHRYISTGKKESKFGMDVDRALLAAESVLGMRGLAMTGLHMHIGSQITSTEPYAHASARAAELVDRLRGMGHEITWCNMGGGFGIDYRGGESRPIAEFAEVMVPVLRETGCRLAMEPGRSIAGNAGVLLSRVIFTKQSGDKRFVIQDAAMNDLIRPALYEGFHRIWPVRVPEGSPSWPDDFEAPIPGTEPRDVVGPVCESGDFLAKDRALPPTARGDLLAVFSAGAYGMVMASNYNTRPRAAEVLVQGSEATLVRRRETYDDLLGPELDVPS, from the coding sequence ATGGACCATTTCCACTACCGAGACCGCGACCTCTATTGCGAAGACCTCCCGGCCGCCGAGCTGGCCGATCGGTTCGGCACGCCGCTCTACGTGTATAGCGCCTCGGCCTTCGTCGATCGGCTGGCGGAGCTGCACTCGGCCTTCGCCGCGCTGGACCCGCTCGTCTGCTACTCGGTCAAGGCGAACTCGAACCTCGGCCTCTTGAAGCTGATGGCCGGCCACGGCAGCGGCTTCGACGTGGTCTCCGGCGGCGAGCTGTACCGCGTCCGGAAGGCCGGGGGTGCCCCCTCGAAGACCGTCTTCGCCGGGGTCGGCAAGACGGACGAGGAGATCCGGGAGGCACTCCGGGCCGGGGTGATGCTCTTCAACGTCGAGAGCGAGGCCGAACTCGAGGCGATCGACGCCGTGGCCCGGGCCGAGGGCGTGAAGGCGCCGATCGCGCTCCGGGTGAACCCGGACGTCGACCCGAAGACGCACCGCTACATCTCGACGGGCAAGAAGGAGTCGAAGTTCGGCATGGACGTCGACCGCGCCCTGCTCGCGGCCGAGTCGGTCCTCGGCATGCGGGGGCTCGCCATGACGGGCCTGCACATGCACATCGGCTCGCAGATCACCAGCACGGAGCCGTACGCGCACGCCTCCGCGAGGGCGGCCGAGCTGGTCGACCGCCTCCGGGGGATGGGACACGAGATCACCTGGTGCAACATGGGGGGCGGCTTCGGCATCGACTACCGGGGCGGGGAATCCCGGCCGATCGCCGAATTCGCCGAGGTGATGGTCCCCGTGCTCAGGGAGACCGGCTGCCGCCTGGCGATGGAGCCGGGCCGGTCGATCGCCGGCAACGCGGGCGTCCTTCTCAGCCGGGTCATCTTCACCAAGCAGTCCGGCGACAAGCGGTTCGTCATCCAGGACGCCGCCATGAACGACCTGATCCGGCCCGCCCTCTACGAGGGGTTCCACCGGATCTGGCCGGTCCGCGTCCCCGAGGGGTCGCCGAGCTGGCCCGACGACTTCGAGGCCCCCATCCCCGGCACCGAGCCCCGGGACGTGGTCGGCCCGGTCTGCGAGAGCGGCGACTTCCTGGCCAAGGACCGGGCCCTGCCGCCGACGGCCCGGGGGGACCTGCTCGCGGTCTTCTCGGCCGGGGCCTACGGCATGGTCATGGCCTCCAACTACAACACCCGCCCCCGGGCGGCCGAGGTCCTGGTGCAGGGCTCGGAGGCGACCCTCGTCCGGCGTCGGGAGACGTACGACGACCTGCTCGGTCCGGAGCTGGACGTCCCCTCCTGA
- a CDS encoding restriction endonuclease — translation MSINNPCSDVPAYHQLFNPVLLALRELGGSGSLHEINEKVVELLAFSEEVLGRLHSPEQGNEREVEYRLAWARTYLKKFGLIDNSSRGIWSLTKAAEVVETVDPGDVVRLVREMSRKKVDEGETETSIEESEEVGHQPWKMLLHRLLTRDLTPDAFERLVQRLLRESGFIQVEVTGRSGDGGIDGKGIARIHGLMSFHVIFQCKRYQGVVSSGEIRDFRGAMVGRADKGLFITTSTYSREAVKEATRDGAPPIDLLDGDQLADKLKELSLGVRVEMVEKVTIDADWFSGI, via the coding sequence ATGAGCATAAACAATCCTTGTTCGGATGTGCCTGCGTATCATCAGCTCTTCAATCCCGTACTCCTGGCGCTGAGGGAGCTTGGCGGCTCCGGATCATTACACGAGATCAATGAAAAAGTCGTTGAGTTGCTGGCTTTCAGCGAGGAGGTTCTTGGAAGACTTCATAGTCCCGAACAGGGAAATGAGAGAGAGGTTGAGTATCGCTTGGCTTGGGCGAGAACGTACTTGAAGAAATTCGGACTGATCGACAATTCCTCACGAGGGATTTGGTCCCTCACGAAAGCCGCCGAAGTGGTCGAGACCGTCGACCCCGGCGATGTCGTGAGGTTGGTTCGAGAAATGTCACGAAAGAAGGTCGACGAGGGGGAGACGGAAACAAGCATCGAAGAGAGCGAAGAGGTCGGGCACCAACCTTGGAAGATGCTCCTTCATCGTCTGCTCACCAGGGATCTCACCCCAGACGCATTCGAGCGCCTGGTCCAAAGGCTTCTCCGAGAATCCGGATTCATTCAGGTCGAGGTGACGGGCCGCTCAGGCGATGGAGGTATTGATGGGAAAGGCATTGCTCGAATTCATGGTCTTATGAGTTTCCATGTAATCTTTCAGTGCAAGCGTTATCAGGGGGTCGTCTCCTCGGGCGAGATTCGAGACTTCAGAGGTGCGATGGTTGGACGTGCAGATAAGGGGCTATTCATTACAACGAGTACTTACTCGCGAGAGGCCGTCAAGGAGGCGACTCGAGATGGGGCCCCGCCGATTGACCTGCTCGATGGGGATCAGCTTGCCGACAAGCTCAAGGAATTGAGTCTCGGGGTACGCGTCGAGATGGTCGAGAAAGTGACAATCGACGCCGACTGGTTCTCAGGCATCTAA
- the argH gene encoding argininosuccinate lyase — protein sequence MAEKPWGGRFADRTDRRVEQFTESISFDHRLFEHDIRGSIAHARMLAHVGLVSPAECERIVQGLSEIRAEIAEGRFPFSIEKEDIHMHIESALIDRLGDVGRKLHTARSRNDQVSTDVKLWTRDAIDAIDGLLLGLQRSFVGLAERHRGLILPGYTHLQRAQPVLAPHYALAYVEKLARDRDRLADCRRRLNVLPLGAAALAGTTLPIDREFVARELGFDAVAPNSLDVSSDRDFLAETLFCLALIAEHLSGWAEEWILWSTQEFGFLLLPDAVCTGSSIMPQKKNPDVLELIRGRTARVVGALHTILVLMKGLPLAYNRDLQEDKLPLFDAVDTVSSCLDLASVVVSGASLDRERIAARLDEGFLDATTLMEYLILKGVPQRTGHEVVGKLVSLCESRRCRLADLPPDDLRAACPAIEEDVAGSLGVENAVKAFRSYGSTAPAEVDRQLTEWKGRLA from the coding sequence GTGGCCGAGAAACCCTGGGGAGGCCGGTTCGCCGATCGGACCGATCGCCGGGTCGAGCAGTTCACCGAGTCGATCTCCTTCGACCACCGGCTGTTCGAACATGATATCCGGGGCTCGATCGCCCACGCGCGGATGCTGGCCCACGTGGGACTGGTCTCCCCCGCTGAATGCGAACGGATTGTGCAAGGCCTGTCGGAAATCCGGGCCGAGATCGCCGAGGGTCGCTTCCCCTTCTCGATCGAGAAGGAGGATATCCACATGCACATCGAGTCGGCCCTGATCGACCGCCTCGGCGACGTCGGTCGCAAGCTCCACACCGCCCGGAGCCGGAACGACCAGGTCAGCACCGACGTCAAGCTCTGGACCCGGGACGCGATCGACGCGATCGACGGGCTGCTCCTGGGGCTGCAACGGTCCTTCGTCGGCCTGGCCGAGCGCCACCGCGGCCTTATCCTCCCCGGATATACGCACTTGCAGCGGGCGCAGCCGGTGCTGGCCCCCCACTACGCCCTCGCCTACGTCGAGAAGCTGGCCCGGGATCGCGACCGCCTGGCCGACTGCCGGAGGCGGCTGAACGTCCTGCCCCTGGGCGCCGCCGCGCTGGCCGGCACCACCCTGCCGATCGACCGGGAGTTCGTCGCCCGGGAACTCGGCTTCGACGCCGTCGCCCCCAACAGCCTCGACGTCTCCAGCGACCGGGACTTCCTCGCCGAGACCCTCTTCTGCCTGGCGCTGATCGCCGAGCACCTCTCCGGCTGGGCCGAGGAATGGATCCTCTGGTCCACCCAGGAGTTCGGCTTCCTGCTCCTGCCCGACGCCGTCTGCACCGGCAGCAGCATCATGCCCCAGAAGAAGAACCCCGACGTCCTCGAACTCATCCGGGGCCGGACCGCCCGCGTCGTCGGCGCCCTGCACACGATCCTCGTCCTAATGAAGGGGCTGCCGCTCGCCTACAATCGCGACCTCCAGGAGGACAAGCTCCCCCTGTTCGACGCCGTCGACACCGTCTCCTCCTGCCTCGACCTGGCCTCGGTGGTCGTCTCCGGCGCCTCGCTCGACCGGGAACGGATCGCGGCCCGCCTGGACGAGGGCTTCCTGGACGCGACGACCTTGATGGAATACCTCATCCTCAAGGGCGTCCCCCAGCGGACCGGCCACGAGGTCGTCGGCAAGCTCGTCTCCCTCTGCGAGTCGCGCCGCTGCCGACTGGCCGACCTGCCCCCCGACGACCTCCGGGCCGCCTGCCCCGCGATCGAGGAGGACGTGGCCGGCTCGCTCGGCGTCGAGAACGCGGTCAAGGCGTTCCGCTCCTACGGATCGACGGCCCCGGCGGAGGTCGATCGGCAATTAACCGAGTGGAAGGGTCGTCTCGCTTGA
- a CDS encoding cytochrome-c peroxidase has translation MRRLTMTAAAAMGLALSAGLVAARTEPTAGPSPNSGPAWPPEQEPEVPLGLIPVFWPDDNPYSPEKAELGRLLYFDSRLSSDNSISCASCHEPSKAFTDSSPVSTGISAQKGGRSAPTVINRAFTTLQFWDGRAASLEEQAIGPLANPLEMTLEDDSSKAHEAVVARLVEIPGYRPRFASAFGDEQITLDRVAKAIATFERTVYSGNSPYDRFKSGDESALTESQRRGMDVFFNKAACDACHLGFNFSDESFVNIGIGYDPDTGVFTDPGRYAVTKSERDLGAFKTPTLREVEHSSPYMHDGSFATLEEVVEHYDKGGIPNPHIDQRMKPLNMSATEKADLVAFLKALGGEGWQHVQAPSEFPR, from the coding sequence ATGAGACGATTGACGATGACCGCCGCGGCGGCGATGGGCCTGGCCTTGTCCGCCGGCCTCGTCGCCGCCCGGACCGAGCCGACCGCCGGGCCGAGCCCCAACTCGGGGCCCGCCTGGCCCCCCGAGCAGGAGCCGGAGGTGCCGCTGGGGCTGATCCCGGTCTTCTGGCCCGACGACAATCCCTATAGCCCCGAGAAGGCGGAATTGGGACGCCTGCTCTACTTCGACTCGAGGCTCTCGTCCGACAATTCCATCTCCTGCGCCAGCTGCCACGAGCCGAGCAAGGCGTTCACCGACTCGTCGCCGGTCTCCACCGGCATCAGCGCCCAGAAGGGCGGCCGGAGCGCACCGACCGTCATCAACCGGGCCTTCACGACCCTCCAGTTCTGGGACGGCCGGGCCGCCTCGCTCGAGGAGCAGGCCATCGGCCCGCTGGCCAACCCGCTGGAGATGACCCTGGAGGACGACTCCAGCAAGGCCCACGAGGCGGTCGTCGCCCGGCTCGTCGAGATCCCCGGCTACCGCCCCCGCTTCGCCTCCGCCTTCGGCGATGAGCAGATCACCCTCGACCGCGTCGCCAAGGCGATCGCCACCTTCGAGCGCACCGTCTACTCCGGCAACTCCCCCTACGACCGCTTCAAGTCCGGGGACGAGTCGGCCCTGACCGAATCCCAGCGCCGGGGCATGGACGTCTTCTTCAACAAGGCCGCCTGCGACGCCTGCCACCTGGGCTTCAACTTCAGCGACGAGTCGTTCGTCAACATCGGCATCGGCTACGACCCGGACACCGGCGTCTTTACCGACCCGGGACGTTACGCCGTCACCAAGTCGGAGCGGGACCTCGGGGCCTTCAAGACCCCCACGCTCCGCGAGGTGGAGCACTCGTCCCCCTACATGCACGACGGCAGCTTCGCCACGCTGGAGGAGGTCGTCGAGCACTACGACAAGGGCGGGATCCCGAACCCCCACATCGACCAGCGCATGAAGCCGCTGAACATGTCGGCAACCGAGAAGGCCGACCTAGTCGCGTTCCTCAAGGCGCTCGGCGGGGAGGGCTGGCAGCACGTCCAGGCCCCCTCGGAGTTCCCGCGCTGA
- the tenA gene encoding thiaminase II → MADSNAPFTDALWEAIGPIYGAILGHPFVSGLTDGRLTRDRFAYYVVQDALYLGSFARALSALAASAPDGEATAMFNRHAGDAIAVERSLHDGFLGDLGLHPEQVDSATPSPTTQAYCDFLLASSLGRPFHQGLAAVLPCYWIYQRVGRELLPKGSPDPIYRRWIDTYGGDRYDEVVREVLALTDRVAVELTGPQRDAMQDRFVLAGRYEWMFWDAAYRLERWPV, encoded by the coding sequence ATGGCCGACTCGAACGCCCCATTCACCGACGCGCTCTGGGAGGCCATCGGCCCGATCTACGGGGCGATCCTCGGCCACCCCTTCGTCTCCGGGCTGACCGACGGCCGGCTGACCCGGGACCGCTTCGCCTACTACGTGGTCCAGGACGCCCTCTATCTCGGGTCGTTTGCCCGGGCCCTCTCCGCCCTCGCCGCCTCCGCGCCCGACGGCGAGGCGACCGCCATGTTCAACCGGCACGCTGGCGACGCGATCGCCGTGGAACGCTCGCTCCACGACGGGTTCCTCGGCGACCTCGGGCTGCATCCCGAGCAGGTCGACTCCGCCACCCCCTCCCCGACCACCCAGGCCTACTGCGACTTCTTGCTGGCCTCCTCGTTGGGCCGACCCTTCCACCAAGGGCTCGCGGCCGTGTTGCCCTGCTACTGGATTTACCAACGGGTGGGGAGGGAATTGCTCCCCAAAGGCTCGCCGGATCCGATCTACCGGCGCTGGATCGACACCTATGGCGGCGACCGATACGATGAAGTCGTCCGGGAGGTGCTGGCGTTGACCGACCGGGTGGCTGTCGAGCTGACCGGGCCCCAGCGGGATGCGATGCAGGATCGGTTCGTCCTCGCCGGCCGATACGAGTGGATGTTCTGGGACGCGGCCTACCGGCTCGAACGCTGGCCGGTCTGA
- a CDS encoding S8 family serine peptidase, translating into MLLEGVLPAEVDPRGPAEAASYAPDRIIVRYRDEVSARSGPHPSGLAPGRRLSEAAGLRIVGVDASGVPAALEAARKDPRVLYAEPDYVIGAGTSPDDPRFGELWGLRNVGQGSGTVGADIGAMTAWQQSTGSDGVVVAVLDSGVDYAHPDLSSNLWTNPGEIPGNNLDDDGNGYVDDVRGWDFVNRDNNPMDDNSHGTHVAGTIGARGNNQVGVTGVSWDVSIMPLKVLDRFGNGTVSAAIDAINYAWRNGAVISNASWGGTTYSQSLRDAINAAGAQADHLFVAAAGNQGTIMDAPGAAKFYPAAFDLPNIVSVAASDRNDQLAGFSNSGWLSVDLAAPGVDILSTTPGGGYGLKSGTSMAAPHVAGAAALLKAEDPSLGAEEIKSVLMASVEPTGQLGSLTAGGGRLDLASAMQIAADEPHLRTGVVELTGLGQWETVSLDRRYASMVVAATPEIPIGGLSLVPRIRNVGDDRFEISVESAASPREDALLGGGFEAPEAGAAGSHGSFLYRPAGSPWSYSGDAGVTADGSGFTAANPPAPEGDQVAFLQRNGRISQDVQVAEPGTYRLRLKAAHRANSRLQGHDFAVTVGGVEVARFAPSDDAYRTFEATFALPAGASRVALVGLNTLGGDRTSLIDDVSLERVDESQPISLGGSGFEAPEAGAAGSHGSFLYRPAGSPWSYSGDAGVTADGSGFTAANPPAPEGDQVAFLQRNGRISQDVQVAEPGTYRLRLKAAHRANSRLQGHDFAVTVGGVEVARFAPSDDAYRTFEATFALPAGPSRLSLVGLNTLGGDRTSLIDDISLERIESVPTSLGGSGFEAPEAGAAGSHGSFLYRPAGSPWSYSGDAGVTADGSGFTAANPPAPEGDQVAFLQRNGRISQDVQVAEPGTYRLRLKAAHRANSRLQGHDFAVTVGGVEVARFAPSDDAYRTFEATFALPAGASRVALVGLNTLGGDRTSLIDDVSLERVDESQPISGSIRVHYLVSEEGTFSDEHSGMKMEVRKVAIDAADGGGSFEGLPLEYAQSYEMPVVIGQVMSTNDPRPSMFWASGASPNVAPSPTDLTVGMHVGEDPATSRAPETIGYFVFEAGAHSVDGVDFVAGRTGESVEGLDDSSPFIAPLEGLSSASSAVLSPSSMNDADGAWAALYGDDPVRPDSLQLAAVEDQWRDGERSHGAESVSYVVFGQASGITSFGGRPAIPGLDRIEPRITITRTSGTEPFVVQVSAAETTTGAGNPFTDLEYTWDFGDPGGQELFVHPVSGALIDANTGQEGPEAAYVYRAPGSYSITLTVRGKDESGELITASTSTLMRSAEQEVRVRHASGGTFRLTASVDGGPGRTTAPIRYDAGPDAVVQALAALPNIGAGNLRTGAFLGPEAAGDLLGHRLTLTADASGLVGASVRPEVLILDRIEGGTDEQVTVSAWSGPVIYFDSNYDGISRGVPDGSEAAPFNTFDRLDATLTSGESMRVLIKRGSLFERTSTIQITEAGDGPVRIGSYGDPGLPKPIISTRETPIAIRASRASRAEDIVIDGLDLRSAVGRAFHVSRLGGEGDEYAQANNIHLLETSFYSGNTTNSFMPLIEIFAHTPTAGADARGYGFVFWNCSYDWEALSGSATYQSGLDLDATKWVSVLGGTMASGGAGPSAVPYHSHYVYANVFDHLLLRWMRFDEADGVVNFAVKLRQEAGSPNQVHSRTLIDGVDFGGPANGLSFNQERTGSTFGTVLVQDSAFHVGGEDGFQAMGVYGDNLRRLVIRDSEFFDNGRRGVLILGSVEGLSMGFYRNNVYVPPVTTETNGLTIDARLGPSEFLENTIVAQGSWDPFYNMGIRLRPSLMANWTVDRNQYWAPNNNGIFAAGEGVFYNLASWRATGRDANGTYADPGWINPADGDFRRRR; encoded by the coding sequence ATGCTCCTGGAGGGAGTCCTGCCGGCCGAAGTCGACCCGAGGGGCCCGGCCGAGGCGGCCTCCTACGCCCCGGATCGCATCATCGTCCGCTATCGTGATGAAGTCTCCGCGAGGAGCGGGCCGCACCCCTCGGGCCTGGCCCCGGGGCGGAGGCTCTCCGAAGCCGCCGGGCTTCGGATCGTCGGCGTCGACGCCTCGGGGGTGCCGGCGGCGCTGGAGGCCGCCCGCAAGGATCCGAGGGTCCTGTACGCCGAGCCGGACTACGTCATCGGGGCGGGGACGTCCCCGGACGATCCGAGGTTCGGGGAGCTCTGGGGCCTGCGCAACGTCGGCCAGGGTTCCGGGACCGTGGGGGCCGACATCGGCGCGATGACGGCCTGGCAGCAGTCGACCGGCAGCGACGGGGTGGTGGTCGCCGTCCTGGACTCGGGGGTCGATTACGCACACCCCGACCTGTCGTCGAACCTGTGGACGAACCCGGGGGAGATCCCCGGCAACAACCTCGACGACGACGGCAACGGCTACGTCGACGACGTCCGGGGCTGGGACTTCGTCAATCGCGACAACAACCCGATGGACGACAACTCCCACGGCACCCACGTCGCCGGGACGATCGGCGCCCGGGGCAACAACCAGGTCGGGGTGACTGGGGTCTCCTGGGACGTCTCGATCATGCCGCTGAAGGTCCTGGACCGCTTCGGCAACGGCACCGTCTCCGCCGCGATCGACGCGATCAACTACGCCTGGAGGAACGGGGCGGTCATCTCCAACGCGAGCTGGGGGGGTACCACCTACAGCCAGTCGCTCCGGGACGCGATCAATGCGGCGGGCGCCCAGGCCGACCACCTCTTTGTGGCCGCGGCCGGCAACCAGGGGACGATCATGGACGCGCCGGGGGCGGCGAAATTCTACCCCGCCGCGTTCGACCTGCCGAACATCGTCTCGGTGGCCGCCTCGGACCGCAACGACCAGCTGGCCGGGTTCTCCAACTCCGGGTGGCTCTCGGTCGACCTCGCGGCCCCCGGGGTCGACATCCTGAGCACAACGCCGGGCGGGGGCTACGGCCTGAAGTCCGGCACCTCGATGGCCGCGCCCCACGTCGCCGGGGCCGCGGCCCTGCTCAAGGCCGAGGACCCGTCGCTCGGCGCCGAGGAGATCAAGTCGGTGCTGATGGCCTCGGTCGAGCCGACGGGCCAGCTCGGGTCGTTGACGGCCGGTGGGGGGCGGCTCGACCTCGCCTCGGCGATGCAGATCGCCGCCGACGAGCCGCACCTCCGCACCGGGGTGGTCGAGCTCACGGGGCTGGGCCAGTGGGAGACGGTGTCCCTCGATCGGCGCTACGCCTCGATGGTCGTGGCGGCGACGCCGGAGATCCCGATCGGCGGCCTCTCCCTGGTGCCCCGGATCCGGAACGTCGGCGACGACCGATTCGAGATCTCCGTGGAGTCCGCGGCCTCTCCCCGAGAGGATGCGCTCCTGGGCGGCGGGTTCGAGGCGCCCGAGGCCGGGGCGGCCGGCTCCCACGGCTCCTTCCTCTACCGCCCCGCCGGCTCCCCCTGGTCCTACTCCGGCGACGCCGGCGTCACCGCCGACGGCTCCGGATTCACCGCCGCCAACCCCCCGGCCCCCGAGGGGGACCAGGTCGCCTTCCTCCAGCGCAACGGCCGCATCTCCCAGGACGTCCAGGTCGCCGAGCCCGGCACCTATCGCCTCCGCCTCAAGGCCGCCCACCGCGCCAACTCCCGACTCCAGGGCCACGACTTCGCCGTCACCGTCGGCGGCGTCGAGGTCGCCCGCTTCGCCCCCTCCGACGACGCCTACCGGACCTTCGAGGCCACCTTCGCCCTGCCCGCCGGGGCCTCCCGCGTCGCCCTGGTCGGCCTCAACACCCTCGGCGGCGACCGCACCTCCCTGATCGACGACGTCTCCCTGGAGCGGGTCGACGAATCGCAACCGATCTCGCTCGGGGGGAGCGGGTTCGAGGCGCCCGAGGCCGGGGCGGCCGGCTCCCACGGCTCCTTCCTCTACCGCCCCGCCGGCTCCCCCTGGTCCTACTCCGGCGACGCCGGCGTCACCGCCGACGGCTCCGGATTCACCGCCGCCAACCCCCCGGCCCCCGAGGGGGACCAGGTCGCCTTCCTCCAGCGCAACGGCCGCATCTCCCAGGACGTCCAGGTCGCCGAGCCCGGCACCTATCGCCTCCGCCTCAAGGCCGCCCACCGCGCCAACTCCCGACTCCAGGGCCACGACTTCGCCGTCACCGTCGGCGGCGTCGAGGTCGCCCGCTTCGCCCCCTCCGACGACGCCTACCGGACCTTCGAGGCCACCTTCGCCCTGCCCGCCGGACCCAGCCGGCTCTCCCTGGTCGGCCTCAACACCCTCGGCGGCGACCGCACCTCGCTGATCGACGACATCTCCCTGGAGCGGATCGAAAGCGTCCCGACCTCGCTCGGGGGGAGCGGGTTCGAGGCGCCCGAGGCCGGGGCGGCCGGCTCCCACGGCTCCTTCCTCTACCGCCCCGCCGGCTCCCCCTGGTCCTACTCCGGCGACGCCGGCGTCACCGCCGACGGCTCCGGATTCACCGCCGCCAACCCCCCGGCCCCCGAGGGGGACCAGGTCGCCTTCCTCCAGCGCAACGGCCGCATCTCCCAGGACGTCCAGGTCGCCGAGCCCGGCACCTATCGCCTCCGCCTCAAGGCCGCCCACCGCGCCAACTCCCGACTCCAGGGCCACGACTTCGCCGTCACCGTCGGCGGCGTCGAGGTCGCCCGCTTCGCCCCCTCCGACGACGCCTACCGGACCTTCGAGGCCACCTTCGCCCTGCCCGCCGGGGCCTCCCGCGTCGCCCTGGTCGGCCTCAACACCCTCGGCGGCGACCGCACCTCCCTGATCGACGACGTCTCCCTGGAGCGGGTCGACGAATCGCAACCGATCTCGGGATCGATTCGGGTGCATTACCTCGTCTCGGAGGAGGGGACGTTCTCGGACGAACACTCCGGGATGAAGATGGAGGTCCGGAAGGTCGCGATCGATGCGGCCGATGGGGGGGGATCGTTCGAGGGCCTGCCCCTGGAGTACGCCCAGTCGTACGAGATGCCGGTCGTCATCGGCCAGGTCATGTCCACCAATGACCCCAGGCCCTCGATGTTCTGGGCGAGCGGGGCCTCGCCGAACGTCGCCCCCTCGCCGACCGACCTGACGGTCGGCATGCACGTCGGCGAGGATCCGGCGACCTCCCGGGCCCCCGAGACGATCGGCTACTTCGTCTTCGAGGCGGGGGCCCACAGCGTCGACGGCGTGGACTTCGTGGCGGGCCGGACCGGCGAGTCGGTCGAGGGCCTCGACGACTCTTCGCCGTTCATCGCGCCGCTGGAGGGCCTCTCCTCGGCCTCCTCGGCGGTGCTCTCGCCCTCCTCGATGAACGACGCGGACGGCGCCTGGGCCGCCCTCTACGGCGACGACCCGGTGCGACCCGACAGCTTGCAACTAGCGGCGGTCGAGGACCAGTGGCGGGACGGCGAGCGATCCCACGGGGCCGAGTCTGTCTCCTATGTCGTCTTCGGCCAGGCGTCGGGGATCACCTCCTTCGGGGGACGCCCGGCGATCCCCGGGCTGGACCGCATCGAGCCCCGGATCACGATCACCCGGACTTCGGGGACCGAACCCTTCGTCGTCCAGGTCTCGGCCGCCGAGACGACGACCGGGGCGGGCAATCCGTTCACGGACCTGGAATACACCTGGGACTTCGGCGACCCGGGCGGCCAGGAGCTGTTCGTCCACCCGGTCAGCGGGGCCCTGATCGACGCCAACACCGGGCAGGAGGGGCCTGAGGCGGCCTACGTCTACCGGGCCCCCGGCTCGTACTCGATCACGCTGACGGTCCGGGGCAAGGACGAGTCGGGGGAACTCATCACCGCGTCCACCAGCACGCTGATGCGGTCCGCGGAGCAGGAAGTGAGGGTCCGACACGCCTCCGGGGGCACGTTCCGGCTGACCGCGTCGGTCGACGGCGGGCCCGGCCGGACGACGGCGCCGATCCGCTACGACGCCGGGCCCGACGCGGTGGTCCAGGCCCTGGCCGCCCTGCCGAACATCGGGGCGGGCAACCTCCGGACCGGGGCCTTCCTCGGCCCCGAGGCCGCCGGGGACCTGCTGGGACATCGGCTGACCCTCACGGCCGACGCGTCGGGCCTGGTCGGCGCCTCGGTCCGGCCGGAGGTGCTCATCCTCGACCGGATCGAAGGCGGGACGGACGAGCAGGTGACCGTCTCGGCCTGGTCGGGGCCCGTGATCTACTTCGACTCCAATTATGACGGCATCTCCCGGGGCGTCCCCGACGGCTCGGAGGCGGCCCCCTTCAACACCTTCGATCGGCTCGACGCGACCCTGACCTCGGGCGAGAGCATGCGGGTGCTGATCAAGCGGGGGTCCCTCTTCGAGCGGACCTCGACGATCCAGATCACGGAGGCCGGGGATGGGCCCGTCCGGATCGGTTCCTACGGCGACCCGGGCCTCCCGAAGCCGATCATCAGCACCCGGGAGACGCCCATCGCGATCCGGGCCTCCCGAGCGAGCCGGGCCGAGGACATCGTCATCGACGGGCTCGACCTGAGGAGCGCCGTGGGGCGGGCCTTCCACGTCAGTCGGCTGGGGGGCGAGGGCGACGAGTACGCCCAGGCCAACAACATCCACCTCCTGGAGACGAGCTTCTACAGCGGGAACACGACCAACAGCTTCATGCCGTTGATCGAGATCTTCGCGCACACCCCCACCGCCGGCGCCGACGCCCGGGGTTACGGGTTCGTCTTCTGGAATTGCTCCTATGATTGGGAGGCCCTCTCCGGGTCCGCGACGTACCAATCCGGACTGGATCTGGACGCGACGAAGTGGGTGAGCGTCCTCGGCGGGACGATGGCCAGCGGCGGGGCCGGGCCATCGGCGGTCCCGTATCACAGCCACTACGTCTACGCGAACGTCTTCGACCACCTCCTGCTCCGCTGGATGCGGTTCGACGAGGCGGATGGCGTGGTGAACTTCGCCGTGAAGCTGAGGCAGGAGGCCGGGTCGCCGAACCAGGTGCACTCCCGGACCCTGATCGACGGCGTCGACTTCGGCGGCCCGGCCAACGGGCTCTCCTTCAACCAGGAGCGGACGGGCTCGACCTTCGGCACGGTGCTCGTGCAGGACTCCGCCTTCCACGTCGGAGGCGAGGACGGCTTCCAGGCCATGGGGGTCTACGGCGACAACCTCCGGCGCCTGGTGATCCGGGACAGCGAGTTCTTCGACAACGGCCGACGCGGGGTGTTGATCCTGGGCAGCGTCGAGGGGCTCTCGATGGGGTTCTATCGGAACAACGTCTACGTGCCGCCGGTCACGACCGAGACCAACGGCCTGACCATCGACGCCCGCCTCGGCCCCTCCGAGTTCCTGGAGAACACGATCGTCGCCCAGGGCTCCTGGGACCCGTTCTACAACATGGGCATCCGGCTTCGCCCCAGCCTGATGGCCAACTGGACGGTCGACCGCAATCAGTACTGGGCGCCCAACAACAACGGCATCTTCGCCGCGGGGGAGGGGGTCTTCTACAACCTCGCGTCCTGGCGGGCTACAGGCCGGGATGCGAATGGGACCTACGCCGACCCGGGCTGGATCAACCCCGCCGACGGGGACTTCCGCCGTCGGCGATGA